In Shewanella sp. GD04112, the sequence CGGATCCCAGCCGCTAATCCATGGCGAAACCCATGCGCGAGCAAGGCTTGACGGGCATTCTTGGCCATCGTCAGTTGCGGCCTTAACACAGTACTCGCAAGCGGCTCGTTAAAATGGCGATCCAATGTACTCGCATTAGGGTGATCCCAAGGTTGCAACGCAGCGAGCTTATTCGGCGGCTTTGTATATTTGGAGCCTGCAAAATCGATCGCATGGGTCTCGGAGTGGCTTGCAAACAACAGAGGTTGGCACAACAGGGATTTTGCCATCGAAATCCGGCAAAGTGGCGCATTAAAACTTAACTCAGTGCCGAAATACTTATAGTAATGGGCTAAGTTCGCTGGTGCGGGGTAAGGAAAACTGATACTGCCGCGCCATGCTTGGCCAAGTAATTGTTTGCAGCATGCCGTGAGGGACGACAGGCTTAATTCGATGAAAAACTGTTTGTGCTGCTGCATACCTAGGTCGAGGCTGAGTAGAAAGTGCCATTCCTGCTCTCCTTGCCAGCGCCAAGTTTGCAGCCAAGGTTGTGTGAGCCAATGATATTTATGCCAAAAATGCCCGAGCGACTTCAGATCCCGCGCGCAAAATATCCCCGCCGTGAGCGCGCCACTTTGGGATGGCAGCCACAGCTGACCCAATAAGAAACTTAAATCACCACTTGGCCACAGGGATAAGGCATTGTCCAGCAGCCGAGATAACTGCTTTGGACTAATAAGGTGATCGGGTTTACGAATGTCTGCGGTAAAAATCCCTGTGCCCCGTAACAACTTATCGCTATCGAGCCCACGTTGCTTAAAAAGCCCAACGATGCTCGCCACCAGCAATTGGCTGTCGATACATTTATCCTGCCAAGTGGCGAGCGCGCGCATCAGTTAAGCTCACCCAAGGTCGACGAATTTTGAATGTTACTCGCTTGAGCCGGTGTAGCTGCCGGACTACGACTCTCTTTTTGCTGTGACATTTTTTGATTCAACAATTGCAGCAGCGTAGCGGCCTCTTCCTTGGCAGACGTTTTATGCGTTTGCAACGGCAATACTTTAGGTGATGGCAGTGCCCAGACCACGGAGGCGCTACAACCGAACGCACTAATACCCTGCTGTATCTGCTCCGCCATCACACTCACTAGGGGCGGTATCGCACCGCGCAACAGAATGATAAAGCGATCACCAGCGTAGCGACAGACTAAATCCTGATTCCTAAGGGTTGAGCTTAACCACAATGCCAACTGCGACAAGAGCCTATCACCCTCTTCAATCCCTTGATTTTGGTTATATTGATGAAAATTATCGATATCAAGCATAATCAGACCAAATGCTTGATTTTGCGATAATTGTTTTATTAAATGATGTTCAAAGGCTTTAGCATCATTGAGCAAGGTTAAGCCATCGGTTAACTGATGTTCACGGTGAAATTGCTCCCGAGTTTGCAACTGGCGATTGACGACGGTTTGCTCATCTCGCCATAGCCATAGGCCACAGGTCAGCACCAGCAGCCCAACTGGCGTGGGCATCTTTTCAAACCAGTTATATACAGGAATGGTTTTGACGATAAAAATCTCATCCAGCAAATCTAAATAGCAGCCCAAGCAGTAACTTGAGAGGCCAGCGATCAACAGATTTGTCACCCGGCCAGAGGGGCGAACAGACACTATCACCATCAACCAACACATACCGAGGATAAATAAGGCGCCCTCGGTAATGACATCAAACCAATCCACCGCCGCCACGGTTTTTGCCGTGGTGCTTTGCCAAAGAAACAGCGGCACGATAAAGATAATAAGCAGACTTAAGCCATAGACGCTGGCGAGCCGTAATGATTTTGCAGAAGTTCCCAAAATACACACCTTGTTCTGTGAAGCCCAAACGGGCAAATACAACGTTAATGCTTTATGGGATGGCAAGTTAGCGGGCTTTTATGACAACGCCGTGACGCCATTTAGTGGCGCCCAACTAATAAACATAAACAAATCAAACTTAATGTATTGAATTTAATAAAATAAAAATCTTAACCACATACTATTCGTGCCGACCACAGCGGCAAATTAGCTCAGGCACTTTTCAGTGGTAAGGATAAAAAAACCATATTGAGCTGATTGATGCTGAACTCTATGTCTGCGCGGGCTTTACTAAACCTTTGCTGCATCTCTTTGCTTTTCGACCGACAGCGATATAACGCTTTATAAATAAAGCCATTATTGCCAATCATACTCTTCATATCTGCATCATTGCTGAGCGATTTTGATTAATCCATGCCTATTTTTTTGCGATGATTTTCCAGCGTCATTTTGGCTCACTCACGGCCGAAAAGCGCCATTTTCGTCCGTTAACAAGCGCCAAACACGGTAGATCAATTATCCCGTCACAAATCTGACATTTTGCTCCCCTAACTTGGCCGCCATCACAAATAGGCCTTCACCCAAGGCTTGCAATAACACTCAACAGAAACAACTTAAACGGAACTCAAGATGCAATCTCGTACCCCGCCATTACAACAAGAGTTACAACAAGGCTCCCAAGCGCCGCGAAAGCAACATGCCATCCCTAAAACCCGATTGGCTGCACGTCTGTCGGCAATAAGCTTGGCTATGATGGTCGCAGGCTTTAGCACTCACGCCCTTGCCGTAGGCAAGCTTGAAGGGCAAATTCGCGATAATGTCAGTCAACAACCCCTTGCTGGCGCGACCGTCACCTTAAAAGAGCTCAACCTGAGTCAACAGGCAGGCCGCGATGGCCGCTTCTTCTTTGTCGGCGTGCAGGATGGCGATTACACCTTAGTAGTCAACTACCTCGGTGCTATGCCGCTGGAACATAGCGTTAGCATTCGCGATAAACAAACCACGCTGCAAGATATCAACTTAAGCAGCCAAGATGTCGAGCATATTCGTGTCGTCGGCCAACAAGGCGCATTAAGTAAATCCATGAACCGCCAACGCGGCGCCGACAATGTGCTGAGTGTGGTCAGCGCCGATGTGCTGGGGAATTTCCCCGACAGCAATATCAGTGAATCGCTGCAACGGGTGCCAGGGCTATCTATCGAGCGGGATCAGGGCGAAGGTCGTTTTGTGCGCGTGCGCGGTATGGCGCCGGACTATAACTCAGTGTCGATGAACGGCACCCGCTTGCCCTCACCCGAAAGCGATCGCC encodes:
- a CDS encoding GGDEF domain-containing protein, with protein sequence MGTSAKSLRLASVYGLSLLIIFIVPLFLWQSTTAKTVAAVDWFDVITEGALFILGMCWLMVIVSVRPSGRVTNLLIAGLSSYCLGCYLDLLDEIFIVKTIPVYNWFEKMPTPVGLLVLTCGLWLWRDEQTVVNRQLQTREQFHREHQLTDGLTLLNDAKAFEHHLIKQLSQNQAFGLIMLDIDNFHQYNQNQGIEEGDRLLSQLALWLSSTLRNQDLVCRYAGDRFIILLRGAIPPLVSVMAEQIQQGISAFGCSASVVWALPSPKVLPLQTHKTSAKEEAATLLQLLNQKMSQQKESRSPAATPAQASNIQNSSTLGELN
- a CDS encoding AraC family transcriptional regulator, with translation MRALATWQDKCIDSQLLVASIVGLFKQRGLDSDKLLRGTGIFTADIRKPDHLISPKQLSRLLDNALSLWPSGDLSFLLGQLWLPSQSGALTAGIFCARDLKSLGHFWHKYHWLTQPWLQTWRWQGEQEWHFLLSLDLGMQQHKQFFIELSLSSLTACCKQLLGQAWRGSISFPYPAPANLAHYYKYFGTELSFNAPLCRISMAKSLLCQPLLFASHSETHAIDFAGSKYTKPPNKLAALQPWDHPNASTLDRHFNEPLASTVLRPQLTMAKNARQALLAHGFRHGLAAGIRLKLMQNTLSLPEMAQLLEMSPATLKRRLGEMGLSYGQLVDESRLIKALYFLAEPEQDANSIAHSLSFSDASNFRRSFKRWTGQLPAYFRFWLA